The following proteins are encoded in a genomic region of Variovorax paradoxus:
- a CDS encoding non-ribosomal peptide synthetase has product MSEMPQVEASPQPKNFVAHLRTLARTRPDDIWLTLAGTVNGEYSEDPISYGVFEHRVRALAARLQQQFAKGERVLIMLDNGDHYAVCMLACFYSGVIAVPVFPPESMRPQHLARLTGIAFDSKARCVLTSAALSRAMSAAGQFGDAAIIAVDAVDASLADAWTPFEPAGDDVAFLQYTSGSTSAPKGVMVSHGNLIANEVAMTHGMGVGPDDKFVCWAPLYHDMGLIGGLLLPLYNGIPLVLTSPGYFLERPVRWLELISRHRATHSGGPDFAFRLCLERVNDARLAQLDLSSWRVAYTGAEPVRADTETEFIARFAAAGFEPHAAYPCYGLAEGTLFVTGGTRGGGMVANTFSAEGLASGAGTPAAEGTMLVGCGVAAPGHRVEIVDAVSLTTAAPGKIGEIWTSGRSICLGYWGKERETRETFVLRDGERWLRTGDLGFMHEGQLYVTGRIKDLIIVRGHNLYPQDIERLIEAEVDAVRKSRVAVFAVQGTDGEGIGVAAEVSRSMQKLVPPQVLVDALGAAVGEVFGEPLSVVLLLNPGGLPKTTSGKLQRSACRAGWIDGSADAYAIYQYGAFVRGGPSEAAPEEAPLDEVDQAVAAIWREVCKQGDDRPLARDAHFFNRGGSSLTATQAAARISAHWQIDFSARMLFEQPRLQACAAAIRQLQAQGARPQPAPIPVLSAERRLLPMPLSHAQERQWFLWQIDPRSAAYHVSGALRLTGAVNTDALRAALDDLVMHHESLRTVFSAAADGNAEQWIKPAGTLSLALIDLRSADATKRDEQLAEETRRLRAEPFDLTQGPLLRAALIRTADDTHVLAVVIHHIISDGASMQLLIDELAAGYAAHLGGTPMRQSASRIQYADYALWQREWLAAGEGERQLTWWRAHLGDTHAVLDLRTDHPRQPQAGYSAARHAFELPTGLLGQLRGVADTHGATLFIVLLAGFQSLLHRYTGQEDIRIGAPIANRNRVDVEGVVGMFVNTLVLRNPIHGRLSASRVLAQARDAVLGAQAHQDLPFEQLVEALQPARSLSHTPLFQVMFNHLFEDLRAFAQLPGIGASDHALPDLAAQFELTLEARERPDGHLSLSVIYAAELFEPGTIERMAGHYVAILQALADCPEQPVGDIGLLGMPEQARLAQWGVNTHREPQPEPVHRMIERQARTQPDAAALLFADESLNFAELNRRANRLAHRLIALGVRPEVLVGIAMERSVEMVVAILGVLKAGGAYVPLDPEYPAERLAYMVQDSGIGLLLTQRSLVDCVPDRRALTVLEVDATNLEGEPDSDPQVALHGENLAYVIYTSGSTGKPKGAAIRHGALHSCMVWMQDIYQLTRADTVLHKAPFGFDVSVWELFWPMTSGARLVVANPGDHRDPARLVELIQRHQVTTLNFVPSMLQAFLAHKGIETSTRLRHIICGGEAMPAETQKETLERLHGAGLQNLYGPTETTIHVTHWACRNDGQSQVPIGKPISHTSTHVLDADLNLVPQGVAGELYLGGISLARGYLKRAGLSAERFVADPFDSEGGGRLYRTGDLVRWNGEGQLEYLGRIDHQVKIRGFRIELGEIEAQLLAQPAVREAVVVAKDGPAGARLVAYLAAHAKQAIDTAVLKERLAQVLPDYMVPRAFAVLDSLPLNANGKVDRKALPEQAFASELAYEAPQGHVAQTVAAVWSEVLQVAQVGLHDNFFDLGGHSLLLIRAHRLLEDRLQAAIPVVNLFKYPTIESLAQWIEQAPAGAASSAAAAAASDDRALRQRAAMLQRRKAAERVN; this is encoded by the coding sequence ATGAGTGAAATGCCGCAAGTAGAGGCCAGCCCGCAGCCGAAGAACTTCGTTGCCCATCTGCGCACGTTGGCACGCACGCGGCCCGACGACATCTGGCTCACCCTGGCCGGCACGGTGAACGGCGAATACAGCGAAGACCCGATCAGCTACGGCGTGTTCGAGCATCGCGTGCGCGCACTCGCGGCCCGGCTCCAGCAGCAGTTCGCCAAGGGCGAGCGGGTGCTCATCATGCTCGACAACGGCGACCACTATGCGGTGTGCATGCTGGCCTGCTTCTACAGCGGCGTGATCGCGGTGCCGGTGTTTCCGCCCGAGTCCATGCGCCCGCAGCATCTGGCGCGGCTCACCGGCATCGCTTTCGATTCGAAAGCTCGCTGCGTGCTGACCTCCGCCGCTTTGTCGCGCGCAATGAGCGCGGCCGGCCAGTTCGGCGACGCGGCAATCATCGCCGTCGATGCGGTGGATGCATCGCTCGCCGATGCATGGACGCCCTTCGAACCCGCGGGCGACGACGTCGCATTCCTGCAGTACACCTCGGGGTCGACCTCCGCACCCAAGGGCGTGATGGTGTCGCACGGCAACCTGATCGCCAACGAAGTCGCCATGACGCACGGCATGGGCGTCGGCCCCGACGACAAGTTCGTCTGCTGGGCGCCGCTCTATCACGACATGGGCCTGATCGGCGGGCTGCTGCTGCCGCTCTACAACGGCATTCCGCTGGTACTCACCTCGCCGGGCTATTTTCTCGAACGCCCGGTGCGCTGGCTCGAGCTGATCTCGCGCCACCGCGCCACCCACAGCGGCGGGCCCGACTTCGCGTTCCGCCTCTGCCTGGAGCGCGTGAACGATGCGCGGCTCGCGCAGCTCGACCTGTCGAGCTGGCGCGTGGCCTACACGGGTGCCGAGCCGGTGCGCGCGGACACCGAAACCGAATTCATCGCGCGCTTTGCCGCCGCGGGCTTCGAGCCGCACGCGGCCTACCCCTGCTACGGCCTCGCCGAAGGGACGCTGTTCGTCACCGGCGGCACGCGCGGCGGCGGCATGGTAGCCAACACCTTCTCCGCCGAGGGGTTGGCCAGCGGTGCCGGCACGCCGGCCGCGGAAGGCACGATGCTGGTGGGCTGCGGCGTGGCGGCACCGGGCCATCGCGTCGAGATCGTCGATGCCGTGTCGCTGACGACCGCGGCCCCCGGAAAGATCGGCGAGATCTGGACCAGCGGCCGGAGCATCTGCCTTGGCTACTGGGGCAAGGAGCGCGAGACCCGCGAAACCTTCGTGCTGCGCGACGGCGAGCGCTGGCTGCGCACCGGCGACCTCGGCTTCATGCACGAAGGCCAGCTCTACGTCACCGGCCGCATCAAGGACCTGATCATCGTTCGCGGCCACAACCTCTATCCGCAGGACATCGAGCGGCTCATCGAGGCCGAGGTCGATGCGGTGCGCAAGAGCCGCGTCGCGGTCTTTGCGGTGCAGGGGACGGACGGCGAGGGCATCGGCGTCGCGGCCGAGGTGTCGCGCAGCATGCAGAAGCTGGTGCCGCCGCAGGTGCTGGTCGATGCGCTCGGCGCCGCGGTCGGCGAGGTGTTCGGCGAGCCGCTGTCGGTCGTGCTGCTGCTCAACCCCGGCGGCCTGCCCAAGACCACGAGCGGCAAGCTGCAGCGCAGCGCCTGCCGCGCGGGCTGGATCGACGGCAGCGCCGATGCGTATGCGATCTACCAGTACGGCGCTTTCGTGCGGGGCGGCCCGAGTGAAGCGGCGCCCGAGGAGGCGCCGCTGGACGAGGTCGACCAGGCCGTGGCCGCGATCTGGCGCGAGGTCTGCAAGCAGGGCGACGACCGGCCGCTCGCACGCGATGCCCACTTCTTCAACCGCGGCGGCAGCTCCCTCACCGCGACGCAGGCGGCCGCGCGCATCTCGGCGCATTGGCAGATCGACTTTTCGGCGCGAATGCTGTTCGAGCAGCCGCGCCTGCAGGCCTGCGCGGCAGCCATCCGGCAACTGCAGGCGCAAGGTGCGCGCCCGCAGCCCGCGCCGATTCCCGTGCTGTCGGCGGAGCGCCGGCTGTTGCCGATGCCGCTCTCGCACGCGCAGGAGCGCCAGTGGTTCCTCTGGCAGATCGATCCCCGAAGCGCGGCCTACCACGTGAGCGGCGCGCTTCGCCTCACCGGGGCGGTGAACACCGATGCCTTGCGCGCTGCGCTCGACGACCTCGTCATGCACCACGAATCGCTGCGCACGGTGTTCAGCGCAGCCGCCGACGGCAATGCGGAGCAGTGGATCAAGCCCGCCGGCACGCTGTCGCTGGCACTGATCGACTTGCGCAGTGCAGACGCGACCAAGCGCGACGAGCAGCTGGCGGAAGAAACCCGGCGCCTCAGGGCCGAGCCCTTCGACCTGACGCAAGGTCCGCTGCTGCGCGCCGCGTTGATCCGTACCGCCGACGACACCCATGTGCTCGCCGTGGTGATACACCACATCATTTCCGACGGCGCCTCGATGCAGTTGCTGATCGACGAACTGGCCGCGGGCTACGCTGCGCATCTGGGCGGAACGCCCATGCGTCAGTCCGCATCGCGTATCCAGTACGCCGACTACGCGCTCTGGCAGCGCGAGTGGCTTGCGGCGGGCGAGGGCGAACGGCAGCTGACCTGGTGGCGCGCGCACCTCGGCGACACGCACGCGGTGCTCGACCTGCGCACCGACCATCCGCGCCAGCCGCAGGCCGGCTACAGCGCCGCGCGCCATGCCTTCGAGCTGCCAACCGGCCTGCTCGGCCAGCTGCGCGGCGTAGCGGACACCCACGGCGCGACGCTCTTCATCGTGCTGCTCGCGGGCTTCCAGTCGCTGCTGCACCGCTACACGGGGCAGGAAGACATCCGCATCGGCGCGCCGATCGCCAACCGCAACCGCGTGGACGTCGAGGGCGTGGTCGGCATGTTCGTCAACACCCTGGTGCTGCGCAATCCGATCCACGGACGCCTGAGCGCGTCGCGCGTGCTGGCGCAAGCCCGCGATGCCGTGCTCGGCGCGCAGGCGCACCAGGACCTGCCTTTCGAGCAACTGGTCGAAGCGCTGCAGCCTGCGCGCAGCCTGAGCCACACCCCGTTGTTCCAGGTGATGTTCAACCACCTGTTCGAGGACTTGCGCGCATTCGCGCAACTGCCCGGCATCGGGGCGAGCGACCACGCACTGCCCGATCTCGCGGCGCAGTTCGAACTCACGCTCGAAGCGCGCGAAAGGCCGGACGGCCATCTGTCGCTGTCCGTGATCTATGCGGCCGAGCTGTTCGAGCCCGGCACCATCGAGCGCATGGCCGGCCACTACGTCGCGATCCTGCAGGCGCTGGCCGATTGTCCCGAGCAGCCGGTGGGCGACATCGGCCTGCTCGGCATGCCGGAGCAGGCACGGCTGGCGCAATGGGGCGTGAACACGCACCGCGAGCCGCAACCCGAGCCGGTGCACCGCATGATCGAACGGCAGGCGCGCACGCAGCCCGACGCCGCCGCGCTGCTCTTCGCCGACGAGTCGCTGAATTTCGCTGAACTGAACCGCCGCGCCAACCGCCTCGCGCACCGGTTGATCGCTCTGGGCGTCAGGCCCGAGGTGCTGGTGGGCATCGCGATGGAGCGCTCCGTCGAGATGGTGGTGGCGATACTCGGCGTGCTCAAGGCCGGTGGTGCCTACGTGCCGCTGGACCCGGAATACCCGGCCGAGCGCCTCGCCTACATGGTGCAGGACAGCGGCATCGGGCTGCTGCTCACGCAGCGCAGCCTTGTCGACTGCGTGCCCGACCGCCGTGCGTTGACGGTGCTGGAAGTCGATGCAACCAACCTCGAAGGCGAACCCGACAGCGATCCGCAGGTCGCGCTGCACGGCGAGAACCTCGCCTATGTGATCTACACCTCGGGCTCCACCGGCAAGCCCAAGGGCGCGGCCATCCGCCACGGCGCGCTGCACAGCTGCATGGTCTGGATGCAGGACATCTACCAGCTGACGCGCGCCGACACCGTGCTGCACAAGGCACCCTTCGGCTTCGACGTGTCGGTGTGGGAGCTGTTCTGGCCGATGACGTCGGGCGCACGGCTGGTGGTCGCCAACCCCGGCGATCACCGCGACCCAGCCCGACTGGTCGAACTGATCCAGCGCCACCAGGTCACCACGCTCAACTTCGTGCCCTCGATGCTGCAGGCCTTCCTCGCGCACAAGGGCATCGAGACCAGCACGCGCCTGCGCCACATCATCTGCGGCGGCGAGGCGATGCCGGCCGAGACGCAGAAGGAGACGCTCGAGCGCCTGCACGGCGCGGGCCTGCAGAACCTCTACGGGCCGACCGAGACCACCATCCACGTCACGCACTGGGCCTGCCGCAACGACGGCCAGAGCCAGGTGCCCATCGGCAAGCCGATCAGCCACACCAGCACCCACGTGCTCGATGCCGACCTGAACCTCGTGCCCCAGGGTGTCGCGGGCGAGCTGTACCTGGGCGGCATCAGCCTGGCCCGGGGCTACCTGAAGCGGGCGGGCCTGAGCGCGGAGCGTTTCGTGGCCGATCCGTTCGACAGCGAGGGCGGTGGAAGGCTCTACCGCACCGGCGACCTCGTGCGCTGGAATGGCGAAGGGCAACTGGAGTATCTGGGCCGCATCGACCACCAGGTGAAGATCCGCGGCTTCCGCATCGAGCTTGGCGAGATCGAAGCGCAGCTGCTCGCGCAGCCCGCGGTGCGCGAAGCCGTCGTCGTGGCGAAGGACGGCCCGGCCGGCGCACGTCTCGTGGCCTACCTCGCGGCACATGCGAAGCAGGCCATCGACACTGCGGTGCTCAAGGAGCGCCTTGCACAGGTGCTGCCCGACTACATGGTCCCGCGCGCCTTCGCCGTGCTCGACAGCCTGCCGCTCAACGCCAACGGCAAGGTCGACCGCAAGGCACTGCCGGAGCAGGCCTTCGCCAGCGAGCTTGCCTACGAAGCACCGCAGGGTCATGTCGCGCAGACCGTGGCGGCCGTCTGGTCCGAGGTGCTGCAGGTCGCGCAGGTCGGCTTGCACGACAACTTCTTCGACCTCGGCGGCCACTCGCTGCTGCTGATCCGCGCGCACCGTCTGCTGGAAGACCGGCTGCAGGCCGCGATCCCCGTGGTCAATCTCTTCAAGTACCCCACCATCGAATCGCTGGCCCAGTGGATCGAGCAGGCGCCGGCCGGTGCCGCGTCGTCTGCCGCCGCGGCCGCAGCCAGCGACGACAGGGCGCTGCGCCAGCGCGCCGCCATGCTTCAACGCCGCAAGGCGGCAGAGAGAGTCAACTGA